From Coffea arabica cultivar ET-39 chromosome 9c, Coffea Arabica ET-39 HiFi, whole genome shotgun sequence, one genomic window encodes:
- the LOC140014268 gene encoding oxoglutarate-dependent flavonoid 7-O-demethylase 1-like: protein MRKLKILAIKVLEQMTKALGMKLEDMTMLFQEGLQSMRMNNYPPCPQPELVMGLCPHSDAAGLTVVLQGNEVEGLQIKKAGAWVPVVPLPNAFIVNVGDILEIVTNGIYKSVEHRATVNLHSERLSIATFFSPKLNGDMGPAPSLITPENPAIFRRISMIDYLKAFFSRELDGKSFIDAMRTQIEDF from the exons GAAATTGAAAATCCTTGCCATCAAGGTCCTTGAGCAAATGACAAAAGCATTAGGAATGAAGCTTGAAGATATGACAATGCTTTTTCAAGAAGGGCTGCAATCAATGAGGATGAACAATTATCCACCGTGTCCCCAACCTGAGCTAGTGATGGGCCTTTGCCCCCACTCTGATGCTGCTGGGCTTACCGTAGTGCTTCAAGGCAATGAAGTGGAAGGCCTCCAAATCAAAAAGGCTGGAGCTTGGGTTCCTGTTGTACCACTTCCCAATGCATTCATAGTCAATGTTGGAGACATTTTAGAG ATTGTGACAAATGGGATTTACAAGAGTGTTGAGCATCGGGCAACTGTGAATTTGCACAGCGAAAGGCTTTCCATTGCAACGTTCTTTTCCCCAAAACTGAATGGTGACATGGGTCCAGCACCAAGTCTTATCACCCCCGAAAATCCGGCAATTTTCAGAAGAATTAGTATGATTGACTatttaaaagcatttttttcCCGTGAACTAGATGGGAAATCATTCATTGACGCAATGAGGACCCAAATCGAAGACTTTTAG